One genomic region from Rosa rugosa chromosome 1, drRosRugo1.1, whole genome shotgun sequence encodes:
- the LOC133743836 gene encoding uncharacterized protein LOC133743836, producing the protein MAAVEVQSAQTAFAAENTTHQHEEPANAQETTTAATTEVVTVAEPAEVEPEPVKAEEEPAAEVASDEPAAAAPEAETPVEVVTKEVALEEVVPSEEAPVEKTTEEETTPDQADKVEPEPEEPVVDVVEETKENSTGDDVQSVETTPPVAPAPEAEPELESAAEEPKEEVAVVKEEEKPAVEEEKSAAAEEEKVDTEVPVEKAE; encoded by the exons ATGGCCGCTGTTGAG GTTCAATCGGCACAGACCGCTTTCGCTGCAGAGAACACAACTCATCAACATGAGGAACCAGCTAACGCTCAAGAGACTACCACTGCTGCTACTACTGAAGTAGTGACAGTAGCAGAACCAGCTGAAGTAGAACCGGAGCCTGTGAAGGCGGAGGAGGAGCCAGCTGCTGAGGTGGCTTCGGATGAGCCAGCAGCTGCGGCTCCAGAAGCTGAAACCCCAGTTGAAGTTGTGACAAAGGAGGTGGCTCTAGAGGAAGTTGTCCCGTCAGAAGAAGCACCAGTTGAGAAGACTACTGAAGAGGAAACTACTCCTGATCAGGCTGATAAGGTAGAGCCGGAGCCAGAAGAACCAGTCGTCGACGTTGTGGAGGAGACCAAAGAGAACAGTACTGGTGATGATGTTCAGTCTGTTGAGACTACTCCTCCGGTGGCGCCAGCACCGGAAGCAGAACCCGAGCTGGAATCGGCAGCTGAGGAGCCTAAGGAAGAGGTCGCAGTAGTCAAGGAGGAAGAGAAGCCTGCAGTTGAGGAAGAGAAGTCAGCTGCTGCTGAGGAGGAGAAAGTTGATACTGAAGTCCCAGTAGAGAAAGCTGAGTAA